A genomic region of Nymphaea colorata isolate Beijing-Zhang1983 chromosome 2, ASM883128v2, whole genome shotgun sequence contains the following coding sequences:
- the LOC116248437 gene encoding TITAN-like protein isoform X2, with product MGKKGQGGREFEFCGVCRMNHNDGRQHVYFPRHKRALSDLLSRFLSKFSEVRFFLRNPSFLRCDDAGRNRFWCAVCEEDVDEVDSEFACCNAINHLAGSEHLVSLKSFLWKHGAGQDRVDKFRVSEEEFSKWENRCRSMKMGQSSSNASNIGPSNNIHNGISCLDRKSYENDSEHRLEIGATVPSGSGSLAPPNNILNGANSLDMLTFQKPVNHSFESGNLCDGVLPLQRFTHESYQIRYQMGRDGTDGFGSAGQQMIAYMNSQRNREGLGFSSEKMVNKMNGGNDGGLELYSVYGVKQGVVDGNSDFMALENLTRLPCVPGDQMLNVHSGAPPPWLRTNEDIQTTCNPRETGGNTTRSSKTVRSQKRRKPERVGAAWAERRKAELEKEKRGEVVNSHLEADWLPNFGRVWQSGSRKESRREFENERRKVLKTENVSSDAPVMSFKLQPYISKRMRQDAESCGVSTTD from the exons ATGGGGAAGAAGGGGCAAGGAGGGCGGGAATTCGAGTTCTGCGGCGTCTGCAGGATGAACCACAACGACGGCCGACAGCACGTCTACTTTCCGAGGCACAAGCGCGCTCTCTCCGACCTCCTCTCCCGGTTTCTCTCCAAGTTCTCTGAAGTACGGTTCTTCCTCAGAAACCCTAGCTTCCTCCGCTGCGATGACGCTGGAAGGAACCGATTCTGGTGTGCCGTCTGCGAAGAAGATGTCGACGAGGTCGATAGCGAGTTCGCCTG TTGCAATGCGATCAATCATCTGGCCGGATCAGAACATTTAGTTTCGTTGAAGTCCTTCTTGTGGAAACACGGAGCGGGACAAGATCGGGTGGATAAATTTAGGGTTTCGGAGGAGGAATTTTCTAAG TGGGAAAATCGGTGTAGGTCGATGAAGATGGGGCAGTCGTCGTCGAATGCCAGCAACATTGGCCCTTCTAACAATATCCACAATGGAATTAGTTGTTTGGATAGGAAGAGCTATGAGAACGATTCAGAACATCGCCTTGAAATTGGCGCAACGGTGCCATCGGGTAGTGGCAGTTTGGCTCCTCCAAACAATATCCTCAATGGCGCTAATAGTTTAGATATGCTTACTTTTCAAAAACCTGTGAATCACTCTTTTGAATCTGGTAATCTTTGTGATGGTGTTCTGCCTTTACAACGTTTCACGCATGAGAGCTATCAGATACGTTATCAAATGGGTAGAGATGGTACGGATGGTTTTGGTAGCGCCGGCCAACAAATGATTG CTTATATGAACAGTCAACGTAATCGAGAAGGCCTGGGCTTTTCATCTGAAAAAATG GTTAATAAAATGAATGGTGGAAATGATGGTGGTTTGGAATTGTATTCTGTATATGGTGTCAAACAAGGAGTTGTTGATGGAAACAGTGACTTCATGG CACTGGAGAATTTGACCCGTCTTCCTTGCGTCCCTGGCGATCAAATGTTGAATGTACACTCAGGTGCTCCTCCACCTTGGTTACGTACAAATGAAGATATTCAGACAACTTGTAATCCCAGAGAAACAGGTGGCAACACTACTCGATCAAGTAAGACAGTGAGGTCCCAAAAGCGGAGGAAGCCCGAGAGGGTTGGAGCAGCATGggcagaaagaagaaaagctgagcttgagaaagaaaagagaggggaGGTTGTGAACAGTCATTTGGAAGCCGATTGGCTTCCAAATTTTGGAAGGGTTTGGCAATCAGGTTCAAGGAAAGAATCAAGAAGGGAGTTTGAGAATGAGAGAAGAAAGGTGTTGAAAACTGAAAATGTTTCTTCAGATGCTCCTGTAATGTCCTTCAAGTTACAGCCATATATAAGCAAAAGAATG CGACAAGATGCAGAAAGTTGTGGAGTATCCACTACTGATTAA
- the LOC116248437 gene encoding TITAN-like protein isoform X1 produces the protein MGKKGQGGREFEFCGVCRMNHNDGRQHVYFPRHKRALSDLLSRFLSKFSEVRFFLRNPSFLRCDDAGRNRFWCAVCEEDVDEVDSEFACCNAINHLAGSEHLVSLKSFLWKHGAGQDRVDKFRVSEEEFSKWENRCRSMKMGQSSSNASNIGPSNNIHNGISCLDRKSYENDSEHRLEIGATVPSGSGSLAPPNNILNGANSLDMLTFQKPVNHSFESGNLCDGVLPLQRFTHESYQIRYQMGRDGTDGFGSAGQQMIGLKPFLPHMAKTLSLVHVCRFSHLYEAFVLVSYLIKLMLAAYMNSQRNREGLGFSSEKMVNKMNGGNDGGLELYSVYGVKQGVVDGNSDFMALENLTRLPCVPGDQMLNVHSGAPPPWLRTNEDIQTTCNPRETGGNTTRSSKTVRSQKRRKPERVGAAWAERRKAELEKEKRGEVVNSHLEADWLPNFGRVWQSGSRKESRREFENERRKVLKTENVSSDAPVMSFKLQPYISKRMRQDAESCGVSTTD, from the exons ATGGGGAAGAAGGGGCAAGGAGGGCGGGAATTCGAGTTCTGCGGCGTCTGCAGGATGAACCACAACGACGGCCGACAGCACGTCTACTTTCCGAGGCACAAGCGCGCTCTCTCCGACCTCCTCTCCCGGTTTCTCTCCAAGTTCTCTGAAGTACGGTTCTTCCTCAGAAACCCTAGCTTCCTCCGCTGCGATGACGCTGGAAGGAACCGATTCTGGTGTGCCGTCTGCGAAGAAGATGTCGACGAGGTCGATAGCGAGTTCGCCTG TTGCAATGCGATCAATCATCTGGCCGGATCAGAACATTTAGTTTCGTTGAAGTCCTTCTTGTGGAAACACGGAGCGGGACAAGATCGGGTGGATAAATTTAGGGTTTCGGAGGAGGAATTTTCTAAG TGGGAAAATCGGTGTAGGTCGATGAAGATGGGGCAGTCGTCGTCGAATGCCAGCAACATTGGCCCTTCTAACAATATCCACAATGGAATTAGTTGTTTGGATAGGAAGAGCTATGAGAACGATTCAGAACATCGCCTTGAAATTGGCGCAACGGTGCCATCGGGTAGTGGCAGTTTGGCTCCTCCAAACAATATCCTCAATGGCGCTAATAGTTTAGATATGCTTACTTTTCAAAAACCTGTGAATCACTCTTTTGAATCTGGTAATCTTTGTGATGGTGTTCTGCCTTTACAACGTTTCACGCATGAGAGCTATCAGATACGTTATCAAATGGGTAGAGATGGTACGGATGGTTTTGGTAGCGCCGGCCAACAAATGATTGGTTTGAAGCCTTTCCTTCCTCATATGGCTAAGACTCTCTCCTTAGTTCATGTTTGCAGGTTTAGTCATCTTTATGAAGCGTTCGTTCTAGTTAGTTATTTAATCAAATTGATGCTTGCAGCTTATATGAACAGTCAACGTAATCGAGAAGGCCTGGGCTTTTCATCTGAAAAAATG GTTAATAAAATGAATGGTGGAAATGATGGTGGTTTGGAATTGTATTCTGTATATGGTGTCAAACAAGGAGTTGTTGATGGAAACAGTGACTTCATGG CACTGGAGAATTTGACCCGTCTTCCTTGCGTCCCTGGCGATCAAATGTTGAATGTACACTCAGGTGCTCCTCCACCTTGGTTACGTACAAATGAAGATATTCAGACAACTTGTAATCCCAGAGAAACAGGTGGCAACACTACTCGATCAAGTAAGACAGTGAGGTCCCAAAAGCGGAGGAAGCCCGAGAGGGTTGGAGCAGCATGggcagaaagaagaaaagctgagcttgagaaagaaaagagaggggaGGTTGTGAACAGTCATTTGGAAGCCGATTGGCTTCCAAATTTTGGAAGGGTTTGGCAATCAGGTTCAAGGAAAGAATCAAGAAGGGAGTTTGAGAATGAGAGAAGAAAGGTGTTGAAAACTGAAAATGTTTCTTCAGATGCTCCTGTAATGTCCTTCAAGTTACAGCCATATATAAGCAAAAGAATG CGACAAGATGCAGAAAGTTGTGGAGTATCCACTACTGATTAA